From the Octadecabacter antarcticus 307 genome, one window contains:
- a CDS encoding Lrp/AsnC family transcriptional regulator encodes MDKTDQRILAVLERDARMSFAALGREIGLSRTAIQDRVTKLETDGVITGYFTDYSLGQPGLISALLFIKIAIRPCNQALDWLASLKGVQEVQSLSGDIDAIARCLVPTPRDLTDLNDKVGVSNMITSSISSIVLETRK; translated from the coding sequence TTGGACAAAACAGATCAAAGGATATTGGCAGTATTGGAGCGGGACGCTCGGATGAGTTTCGCGGCACTGGGGCGTGAGATTGGCTTGTCGAGGACAGCTATCCAAGATCGCGTCACAAAGCTCGAAACAGACGGCGTCATCACCGGGTATTTTACCGATTATTCTTTAGGTCAGCCAGGGCTGATCAGCGCCCTGCTTTTCATCAAGATTGCTATACGCCCATGTAATCAGGCGCTAGATTGGCTTGCGTCTCTTAAGGGTGTTCAGGAAGTGCAGTCCCTGTCGGGAGATATTGATGCAATTGCCAGATGCCTTGTCCCAACACCCAGGGATTTAACAGACCTCAACGACAAGGTCGGGGTAAGCAATATGATTACATCCTCGATTTCGTCGATAGTCCTAGAGACACGTAAATAA
- a CDS encoding helix-turn-helix domain-containing protein, producing the protein MLDISELSRRTGFPASKLRYYEEVGLIRSIGRKGLKRLFEEEVTTRLALIALGQTAGFSLAEIRALIGVEGQPDLDRSALGQKADMLDSQIQELAALRDGIRHIMNCSAEHHLDCPRFRRILRVAMKRKA; encoded by the coding sequence ATGTTAGATATTTCTGAACTTTCCCGACGTACCGGGTTCCCCGCTTCGAAGCTGCGGTACTACGAAGAGGTCGGACTTATCCGATCAATAGGACGTAAGGGGTTGAAACGGCTGTTTGAAGAGGAGGTAACAACGCGATTGGCGTTGATCGCACTTGGGCAGACGGCAGGCTTTTCTCTTGCTGAGATACGCGCATTGATCGGCGTGGAGGGGCAACCTGATTTGGATCGCTCCGCCCTTGGGCAGAAAGCCGATATGCTTGACTCTCAGATCCAAGAGTTGGCCGCCCTAAGAGACGGAATTCGGCATATTATGAATTGTTCCGCAGAGCACCACTTGGACTGCCCTCGATTCCGACGCATTTTACGGGTGGCAATGAAGAGAAAAGCGTAA
- a CDS encoding SDR family oxidoreductase: MPKLTGKTALVTGAARGIGAAIAHAFLHEGAEVIVTDINVEVGQATADSMGATFARLDVASEADWTAITEHFPTLDVLVNNAGVTGLEGPFDGPPPAHDPENAQLADWHAVHAINLDGTFLGCRYAIRAMRRKGAGSIINISSRSGLVGVPMAAAYASSKSAIRNHTKSVALYCASQGLKIRCNSIHPAAIMTPMWEPMLCNGPDREKREAAMVADTPMRRFGTPEEVAAIAVLLASDDAAYMTGAELTVDGGILAGSAATPGS, translated from the coding sequence ATGCCTAAACTAACTGGAAAAACCGCCCTCGTGACCGGTGCCGCACGCGGTATCGGCGCGGCCATTGCCCATGCTTTCTTACATGAAGGCGCAGAGGTTATTGTCACCGATATCAATGTTGAGGTTGGTCAAGCAACCGCTGATTCAATGGGCGCTACCTTCGCTCGCTTAGACGTTGCCTCGGAGGCAGACTGGACCGCTATCACAGAACATTTCCCGACCCTTGATGTGCTCGTAAATAACGCGGGTGTCACAGGTCTGGAGGGGCCGTTCGACGGGCCACCACCTGCCCACGATCCCGAAAATGCACAGCTTGCAGACTGGCACGCCGTCCACGCCATAAATCTTGACGGCACGTTTCTCGGTTGCCGCTATGCAATTCGCGCCATGCGCAGAAAGGGTGCTGGCTCTATCATTAATATTTCGTCGCGTTCGGGGCTAGTAGGGGTTCCAATGGCGGCGGCCTATGCTTCATCTAAATCCGCCATACGAAATCATACCAAAAGTGTGGCGCTTTATTGTGCGAGCCAAGGTCTAAAAATTCGCTGCAATTCAATCCATCCAGCGGCGATCATGACCCCCATGTGGGAGCCGATGCTCTGCAATGGACCTGATCGGGAGAAACGTGAAGCTGCGATGGTTGCTGATACGCCTATGCGGCGTTTTGGAACGCCGGAAGAAGTAGCTGCGATTGCCGTGCTGTTGGCCTCTGATGATGCCGCCTACATGACCGGAGCAGAGCTCACCGTCGATGGAGGTATCCTGGCGGGATCGGCGGCTACACCCGGTAGCTGA